Below is a window of Pagrus major chromosome 21, Pma_NU_1.0 DNA.
ACTTTTCTGGTGAAGAAGAGACTAGATTTGTTTCCTACACACTCTAATTTTCACGTGAGTTTATGTCTCTTGTAATATTGACCGTGGATGTTAAGagataaatgtttaaaaccACTGATTTTAAGATTTGATTTTGTGTAACTGACTTGCATGTTAAGCCATTTTTGACAGTTAGCTTTTATGTGATCCGTCTGTGATAATCAGCCCTTTTCTTTTCATCCCATGTCCCACTGGTGCTCTATGATTTCATTAGTTCCCATTTCACTTCAAGCCTGTCCATCCTGCCATTCCTCCATCATGAATAATTTGGTGTGCTGTCTTATCTATCTGCTGCACGGCAGCTGTGGAGCTAGTCTGGCCTCCTTTGTTGAGGCCAGCTGAATAATGGATGCCCCCCTGCAACACTAGACCCCGGGGTGAACCGGAGATTAACCAGCAGTGCACCTCCACACAGGTAGACAGGACAGGTagaaggggagggaggaggggagaggtgaCGGAGATCAGCCCAAAGGTTGCACACAGTGGGTTTAAGACGGGTGGTAAACACTCTTTACATAGGGGTGTTATCTGTGCTGATTTAATAGATCATAAATAGAGCGACGATGATTTCTCAATtagttgatcaaaagaaaataaatcgcTGACTATTTTGAGATTAATCGTTTTAgtgatttttaaagcaaaaatgtcaaacacaatgTCATTTacgacagtaaatgaagaggttttgttttgtttgttggacaaaagaagtgatttgaagacatcactttgagCTATGAGAAactgatgagcattttttgacattttatagacgattaatagataaaaataatcgttagtttcTTCAGGTGCCAGTTTATTAGCTACAGCAACTAAAATATGCAGTGAAAACAACAACCCTGCCATAAATAAACACCTTCATGAAATGTATAATGTCCAGCCTTTGTTGCAACTGTTTCACCAGTAGCACCACCGAGTACAGACTCCAAGACAATCCTAAAGTTGTATCTGCACCTCTATAAActactgaaaactgaaaattatAACCTTAATGAAGGTAGGATATTTTCTAGCTCAAACTTTATTGCCCAAAATAATATCAGCAGATTGAAATAATAAAGTTTACTGGGaatgtaatatttataaattaccccaaggatcttttttttcacatattgtgCATATCCAACAACATAAATGTGCCGATATCAGGCTCTAGTAATTTGTCTCATCTCATTCTGTCAGGTTTTTACGTGAAGTTCAGAAATTATGGGATGATTCTGGTTTTCATGGCGTCTTTCACATACAAGCATAAAGAGATAGATGGATACTTATTGATCCTGAGGGAAATTTAGGCCTCCAGTAGCTTACATGACACATACAACACCAATACACACACgaatacaagaaaaacacagcagtgaagTGATCTCTAGCCAGCAGAACTACTGCAGAGAGCTGTCATTATTGTAGAGGATATGCAACTGTAAGGTGAATAATTTTGCAGGTATGGCAAAGTAAagtgattaaaaagaaataaatagtGTAATAATAATGACTATTGTACATAATATACATAAAATGCAAAGTATACATGCAAATACAAAAGCTGATTGTGCATTAGGCTAACGTGGCCCTCACTGGTGTTTTTAGAAACCTGGACACATAAACACCTGATCCTGGTTAAGCGGCTGAGATGTTGAAGAATCAAAGCAAGGCTGCACACAGGCAGAAAAATCAGAACCTGGATACTGTTATGATCATATGTACAGGAAGATGAAATACCAGGTTTATTATGCTCCATATAAACGTCATGTACAAGATAAGATTTAAATCCAGGACACCAATGTGCGTGTAAACACAGTCATGTAAGCAGTGAGCAGATTTGCTGAGTTATCTGATAAACAGTGCTGAGTGAAACTATAACCCCCTCAAATCTATGTTTTACTCAGCAAAGTTATCCAGATGACTCAGTTCACCTGTTTACTTTTAGAGTGGCATGAACGGTCAGGTCAGCACTGTGTACCATAGTGAAGTGTATCCTGTCTTGAATAAGATCTAAATGATAACTTAACTTTATCTATTAAAGATGCAGCTTTTCTGTTTAAAGACAGTTTTAATGGTAAAGTGTGTTCTTGtatgtattaaaatgtacttaTATTTATGAGCATGTGAATGTTTGATTCTTATTATGGTGTCTGGTATGTCATGTTGTACAATTGTGTtattctggatttttttcatttaagaaGATTTATTGAAAAAGATTACTttccaaattattttttttatgaataagtCATAAAACCTGTATTTATgcctgtaaatatgtttttacagtgtatccTGGTCAGACAATGTGTGATGATTGTATGattttgtgtttcaggttgTCGGAGGTGTCTCCGGTGGTGCGACAAGCCTTGGAGACGCCAGCATCAGTAGCGTATTTGAACACGCTGATGGAGGAGCTTGGCCTACAGGAGCAGGACCTTCTGAACTTAGTCCGGCTGTTTAAAAcccagacacactgacacatacacacacacacacacaaccagatatggacaaatataataaatatacacTCTAGAGGATATCAGactgaatgaaataaatgtgtgaatgtttgttttccataaataaaactgattgggataactttaaaacaaaagctCCTGTCCTTTTGTGTGATTTAACCCAGCTCTtcttactgtatgtgcacaatCTGTGGTGAGATGTGTGCAAATCAGATCCTTGAAGATTTAGAGCTGCTGATGTTCAACCTCTGCAGGCTTCAAACAAATCACACCCAGCTTTTCCCAGTGAAAACGCCATGTGGACACGCTGCTTATTGCTGCGCCTCTGCTGTCATAAAAGTGACGCCATTTCTCCTGACTTCCTTCACATGGAGGTTTATGGCACCATAATGTCATTTGTTATATGGGTATGTTAACAATGCGTGTGTGAAAATATTTGGTTTTGACCAGGTGGCGCACGCAACAAAACGTTTTCCTATTTAATAGTGGAGATATAAGTTGGAGCTGTCATGCAGATTGGGGACGTGATTGATGGGCCTACGTGGCTCAACACAGCTTCTCGTTTTTCACAACGTACCAACAAACAGtggaggattttaaaaaaaaataaaaaaaatctgttaatttGGACTAAATGCtcaaaaatctaaataatgataatgtttctTATCATTTAGAAAGTAGTAAAATGTAGAGAGAGTGAAATCAAAGGCCTGTCAGTTCATAACTGAAAAAGAAACCCTGACAACTGAGCTCCTAAAGTTAATGTTTAATCCCTGACTAAATCATAAAatcactgaatttaaaaaagcagGATTTCCACTGTGGTAAAGGCAGAATTCGGTAGATTAACATTAACAACCAGCTTTGGAAACCAAAGATCACAgcctgtatgttttttttaattttaataatcatgtaaaaacacacttcataaataaacttttattaTCATAAAATCAACCAGAGGCTAAATAATGAACTACATTCAACAACAGGATTAAAGGCCAATGCAACaaataacagaataaaataaaacaccagcatccatgtgtacagtacataaattaaagaaaagtgCAGGATTTCACGTTGAAGCATCGAGATCAGCTCATTTGTGTCCGTGCTGCGTCTCCTTGTGCCTCCGCAGGTCCACTTTCCTCTGGAAGCCTTTCCCGCAGAGGTCACAGCCGAACGGTTTGAAGCCCgtgtgtttcctgctgtgcGTGATGAGGTTGGAGCTCTGACTGAAGGCCTTCCCGCACACCTGGCACTTGTGCGGCTTCTCACCTGCGGCAGGAAAGAGATCACAGAATGTCAGCGCGGAGCCATTTTTACGCATTTTACGCACGGTGGCGCGTTggacttttttcactttgtgtctcacctgtgtggatgaaCGTGTGTTTCTTCATGTCTGACTTTTGGTGGAACCTCTTCCCGCAGTACTGGCAAGGATAGGGCCGCGTGTCCGAGTGGATGAGCAGGTGCGTGGACAGCGTGGAGGAGCGCTTGAAGCTTTTGCCGCAGATTTTACAGCTGAAGCTCCTCTCCTGTAAGATATGAGAAGTGTCAGCGTGGAAGGCCTCGAAACATTAGACTGAAGTGCAGAAATAACAGCAGGCCTAAAATCTCAGACGGTTTCTGGGGGCCTTTAGATGCCTCTGACTCGTTTCCAGTTAGAGGCCTACCTGTGAGTGGACCGCTCTGTGCTGATCCAGGCTCACTGCGTGTCCGAAGGTTTTCCCGCAGATCCCGCACTCAAACGGTCGCGTCCCGCTGTGCGATCGCCGCACATGGACCTCCAACCCGTGAGGTGTGGAGAACACCTTTGGAGAAATAGACAGATGACATTTTTACTTCAAAATGTAAGTCAAAATTggaggaaaaatatatattcttatTTGAGAACGATAATCCACAAATATCCCGATTGAAACGACATTAAAATTAAACTTCTTCTAGTCTGAtctccaattaaaaaaaaatcactaaaatcATTTTGTGACATCTCTGAaatatcaaaactgttattgttTTGCTCAGTAAACATACCTTGCAACATTTAATGCACTTATACGATCCAACCGACTCGAGGTTAGAGCACATGAAGTCCCTTTCAGACTTGATTTCCGCCCCGCGGGGGTTCTGCTTCACATCCAGGTACAGCTCGTCTCCGTCCCGCATCCTGCAGATCTGACGGGTCGCTGAAGAAAAGTCCTGGTAGCATCCGGACACCGGGCCCCGTTGTGCGTAAAGCGGCTCGGCGCCGCTGTCCTCTGCGCCGTAGATGCTGACGGGTGAGTGAGGCTCCCTGTGGCCCTGGAGCTGGTGATGATACGGGCCCTGGGCCAGATGCCTCAGCTCCGAGCCTGAATAGGCCGTCCAGGAGTAAGGGAAGAGCGGGATGTTGAAGTGGTGAGCGTCCTCCGCTGCCGGAGTGGAGCATTTCTCTGAATCTGGAAGTTGATTTTTGGATTTAGTGAGCGTGGATGTGAGTGCGAGCTGTAGTTTATGGGGCGGcctaaaattacattttttggaaaTTGCTTTGGGCCTTAATGGACATGCGTAATGGTGATTTTAGTGTGCAATAAAGAACTGAAAAACTCAAGTTATTGCTCCAAAATGTTGCACCTTGCATATATCAAATGGATATTTGTGTGGAAGAAGAGcaatgactgatgactgacatGATATCTGAGCTCATATTTTCAAAGAAATCAATTATTAAATGCAGATAAAAGATAATGCATACCAATAAACATCACAGCCTGTTCCCTTATGCCCTTATTTGTTCTCCAAAATCGTGACAAATTATGTGCTTCATATTTGTTCTGCTTTATAACCAAACTATAACATCACTGCAACATTCATAAAGCTGATACAAATTTATGgcaacaaatgaaaaccaaattTGGAAGTTTACATAAGCTCGCTGGTCTAATAATAATGGCAACCTCACAGCTCACACGTAGGCCTAATACTAAAAAACTGCGCAGTATTTTTTATAGCCCTGTGTCACTTCTGCAAACAACTGTTGATGAAAATATATCCGAACAGAcctggtgaggaggagggagacggGGGACGCCAGAAATCACAGTCGGAGGACCGCTCACACACGCTGCCTCCGCAGCTCAGCGGGGAGCTGGAGGACAGCGACCGCGGGGACAGCAGCCTGGACCCGGGGGACAGCCTGTCAGCGCCGGCGTTTACATCCTCCTGCGGCTCCAAGGTGGACTCAAACTCCGCCTGAGATTTGGTCTCTGGTGACAACAGAGGGGTGAAAATGAGTGACTGTCAATGCAACTTATGTCTGCTTGTAGATGGAGTCATTCTACTTTATTTAGGAAAATCAGATGTGAATAATTTCTGTGTTTACAATCCGCTTTGAACCATTTTCCTGCGTAATTACGCACAAATGAACCTACCTGCGCACACGTGAGCCAGAATAGTGTCCAGTCTGCCGTATCCATCGTCCAGGTAGCGGGGCTGGTGGTAGCTGTGGGCCCGTTTACTCTTCACCAGGAAAGACCTCGGCATGGTTTCTTTATTGCTCTCTTTCAGCTCTGAAATCCTCCACTTCACTTCTCTCCTCTGCACGCCGCTCTGACTTTATCTCTGGACAGATTGGAACACTATTGGTTGACAGAGGAGACGGCGTTGGGATTTTTGGCAGGCTATTACGCATGCGCAGAGAAGCGGTATCGTTTACCAGGTGTCGCTTGGCAGGTGGCCAGAAGCGGGACCACCGTCCCCCCGGAGGATCCCGGCAGATATGGGACTGGAGAGGACATATTGTGTGTCTAATAGATGCGACGTGTTTACCTGTAGAGTTTCACTTatgttgacttttatttcttatttttattatcacatAATAATAATTCCTCAaatgatatgtgtgtgtgtgtgtgtgtgtgtgtgtgtgtgtgtgtgtgtgtgtgtgtgcgtgtgcggaTGAAGTAAACCTGATCCCAGCTGGTGTCTACTGTTAGAAAAGCTGTTTAAAACGTCTGAAGATattaaaacaaattcaaaaccGAGATTGGATACGTGCGCTCGCCCGCCTATGATATAAATCTGGATCAGATTTATATTAAAAGCTACATTAAAAAATACTGCCTCATCAAGCCAGATGTCTCCAAAACAGGCCGGTGACGATATCATTTGAGTGttagatgtgtgtttgtggatgggTCGACGCAGCCAGAGCAGCCTGTGATGAATAATGACCCATTTGTTTGACTGGTTGTAAAGTGATCCTGTTAATGAGACGTGCGCGGCCGCTCCGCACAACAGCCTGCTGGTGGGGAGCCTGAGTATCCCTTTACAGTTACACTGCTTCAGCTTACCCGCACTGACTTCAGCCTTATTGTTTTACATCATTAAAGCCCCCTCCCGGCCCATACACGGGCCCAATTAGCCTGCCCACTGAGAGAAATGCAGGATGGGATATTTTAAAAATTGGATAAATTAAATcagcaataaaaatgaaatctgTCAAGCTCAAATCATAGTAAAGATTTGTTCAAGGTCGGACCAAAGCAAAGCGCtatcgattttttttttttgcccgaGGTGGGAACTGAGTTTGTTTGATGCAGCTGCAACAAGTTAAGAGACCTTCAAGCAAAGCGCAGATAGCCGAGGCATGAAGCTGAAACACATGTGGCATACTCACACAGCAGGTACCTTATCCCAGCTCTGAGGACACACACTGTCGTGAACTCTGTCCACATTCAGTCTGAATGTCAGAGTATCAGtcacaggctgcagacagagacacacaccacaaagcttcacatgcacacactctctctttcctcccctccctcccacattcacacagaacattttcatgTTCGTCAGGCGTGAcaggcaaacaaaaacactgattcatgTTTTGATAAAACCGTATTTTTAATTTGGAGGCACTGTGCAAGAACAGATGATTGAAGTTGCCTTTCAGATGTGATTTCCTTCAGTTTTTTCAGCCTTTATTCTCACTTAAAGCCAGATTTTCTCTACATTTTTGGAATTATTAGTACAACATGTTACATGTTTGTGACTCATTTGACTTTAGGCCACATTTCATTTACAGGATTGATTTGCTTGATTGCTTTTTTGCTGATTCCTATCATATgcttaacttttattttttcttattctgaTTTTTGAAACGTTTAACttgatgaaaatatttaaaaagagaCATCAGTCCATTAAAATGGACAACGCTAGAGTTTCTAAACAGCGAtttctcacctctcctcccacCAAATCAGCAGACAGCAACACGTTCTCACATAGCATGAGCGAAGCTAAAACATCAGACATCAGAGTTCCAGTAAAATTAACACAAGTTAAGATGTGAAAGAGCAAAGTCTgaagtttaaaggggcactttaaTAAAGGAGAAGTAATACTTAAAGTAATactacaaactcagaaatattttttttccataagtgaataaacaggctgttctcagaggaaaataaggtcctcagaacactgtttgaagctagaaaggtggcagggtccgccacgtatcaacaaagttaaacagtatgaaattgtgttgtcctttaaggtcagtttgtttattcagtcatgcaaacaaagagtttgttttatttagtttgtttaggcataacaaaatgaagattctcttctgattaaaactacatagtgcatctttaaatcaaaatgtgtttgGAATCAAACAGCACGCATGTGTAActtatccaaattcaacattaATCTCTAAGGAGCATGGTCGCTCAACCAGATCATAAAGTTCAGTACATCCAACCAAATGTTTAAAGAAATGCTTTCAGTTCAGTCATTGTCAGACTTGAGGTGCTGATTGACACCAGCAGCATTCTGATTATTCTCatcagttaaaataactcaagagagagagagagagagaggcagagaaggacAGAGAAGGACAGAGTTGATGTGACAACGTTCGAACTCAGGGTTACACACTGACTCAGAACAGGAAACCAGACGCAGAGTCGAGAAGACACTATCAGTTTTGCCACAGCCTcctcttttgtctctgtgtaACCCCTCCACACGTTCACGCCACCACCTCCCCCCCACAGGCCTTGATTCTCACTCTTTAAGTCTTACAGAAAGTATGTGATTGAAATAGAAGCCAAGTGATCGCAGTGATCAcagagtaggaggaggaggaggaggaggaggaggtggaagtgAGTTTGTGAGGTggtggggtggaggggtggTTGGGGGGGTGTTCTTGCACTCTTGCTTTGcttttcacagcagcagtcatCTACTTGTCAAAGGTTCGGATCACAGTCGCTGGGGTTAAATAAAGACTTGTGCTGGTAAGCCATGAGGTTATTTTCTCAAGCTCAGCTTCAGGGCCACTTTGTGGCCCTTGCGAGGATAGAGTGAGACTGTGGGGACCCCTCGCAGTTTTAAATATATCTGAGGCTTTCATACcacatgtgtgtgaatgtcgacgagagcagcagagagcacGGCCGCTGGTCAACACAGCGGCTTGATTATGACGCATCGAAATTCAGTTTAAAGCAAAACTTTAAATTGAGCTTAACACTGTGGACTGTAACTACAATTTACAAGTAAGGGATAATAATAAATGCCAACAGTAACACAAAATTGTCAAATCAGTTAACTAGCCCCAAGAAAGTGTGCCAGGCCTTGAAGCCAATTTGACACAGTGGCCAAGCAGTGCAATTacaacgtcacgtgatgcacaGAGGTGTTCCCATGAGCttccattgtgaaagaagcgacTGTAAAACtgattgatacatttttttgagtatCAAAAATTTtgcaaaatgacttgtttcactatcaCTATTTGATCCACTTGGTCTGATAACATttgttaaaaagcccaaagtctgcgccaacaggagctcctctctcccacagaaaacactgcttctgAAACGTCTCATCAGTAGctccgcctttaattctgtgactttgcgacatcactatgtcaccatgtaaGTATAAGACAGTATAAGAAAACTGAggtgtttttttgagcattaattatgaacctgaaaatgagcataatatgtctcctttaaatcattttatacCTGTTGAAGTTAGCAGAGGGCTAAACTGGGCTAAACTTGCAATCCATCGCAAGTCGGAAGTCAAGATTTCAGAGTTGGTATTTCATGGTTTCCAATCTAAATGTGTCCCAGTGCATCTGCCTGGGAAGATATGGACGTTTGCAGCAAAACTGAAGTTTAACTGGCAAATCTCTGACCTTCACAAGCAGCTACACCAACAGACTTGACAGATCATCACATGTAGCttaaacagacaggaggagaagtCACGTACCACATGGTTGCAATGACTCCTATCAATTCGTTACCGCatgtttcacaacacaaacaacataaagTTATTTATCCATGGTTCATCCTGTAATGTCCATTTCATAGCAATTCCTAGCTAATATCTGCTAAAAGAAGCCAACATGAAATGAGTGAATATACTTCTAACTTTTAataagcatttttttcaaaacttaCATGGCTTTACTTTAAGTCAAAATGTTGACAAGTTAAACTAATGCAGATTCTTTTTTCTTGCATACgaaaaaaagtgtgtaaaaaGTCGTTAAGTCAACTTTTATGCAGTTTTATAGTCACAGAAATTCACACTTAAGTGAGCTTTTTTGGCGTACATAAACATAAcaagtggggttttttttgacTCAATATACTGTGTTTAATGGATTCATGCCATAATAGCTTATTGTGGCTAAACTGACTTTCACTGGTTCATGTCTCTGTTTAGTCCCAGGGCCTCAGTCAGAGCGTTCACCTCCACACCTCcactctgtggtggcatctcAATGAAAACCACATCATGCTATCTCATCCCCTCACAGGTTCCTTTGGCTCCAGAGCCCTAACCACAGCCTGACagccccctccctctctttttaaCTATCTCCGTCCCTTCCCCTCCAGCTACAATCTGATTTCGGTCCTTTTCCTCGGGTTCAACTGCATGCAGGAGTGGCCCTCCGAATCTCGTCGAGCTCTCAGCTGCCCCAAACTGCAGCCACCAGATAGGGGCTGAGTGTGAACACAATGAATGATTTACTGAAGGCTGCTGACCACAAGACAGTTCTTCTTTCACACATGGGGTCCACAAACGTCTTGTTCTAATTTCACTTACTCTCACTTTATTAAATCTTGTCGTTCTGCAGCAGTAGAGGAGTTTATGTCTGTGTTACTGAACATGGATTTGATTTAAGGTTTACAGGATGATCTGACTATTGCTGCTACTGATCATGTAGCCTAAAGAGGGTCAACATGGCTTCAGTTTTTTAGAAAGAACccttgaaaatgtgaaaaaaaaacggAAGGAGCACCAAACAGATGCTTGGATTTATGCTATGAACACTCCACAAATCACCTCCCTCATCCATCACTGTGATCAGCAGCTCCCCTTGTTTGCAACCAGCCTGTTTCTGGTTGTAAATTTCCCTCCTGAACGCTAAGATTCTCATCAGGGATGTTGGTGCGTGGATGTGAAGAAACCTGCTCGGTGCTTCCTGGTCATTGTGTCTCTGTGCATGTCTGGGGGAGGTGAGGTGGCAGTTTGAAAGGTCAGAGTTCAACAGGCCTAAATAACTgcactttatgtgtgtgtctatgcacACTTCTCCCCCATTTCTGCTCTGCTACAAGCGTTTTTCAGCTGATGCGCTAAAATTTCTAAACCGCTTTGGGACGTATGTTCGCACACAAAATACcactctgtctgtttctgcatGAGGTGTAAAATACTGGTCACGCATTGGGTGAGGAAAAGTGCAGGCTGGGCTTTCTCACACAAACTTCATCGCAGCACCATCTCTGCTGTTCTTAAAATATTCTGTCTGGTGTTAAAGTTAGCAGAACTGAAGTTTCTGCAGAACTGATTTGGTTTTGCTGAGtactcagagtgtgtgtgtgacaaagacatttttaattgtaCTGTGTATCCACATCAGTGTCTATAGTTTAATATGGTATTTTTATCTTGTTGTTGTAATGTTTCTTGATCTttaaaatgtctctgtgtgcaaataaaataaatgcattcaGCAGTGAGAAAAAGAGGCAGGAAGACAAGAGTGTGTTGCTTGTTAACGCAGGGCAGTCTTCTTATCTGTAATGTGCCTGTGAACACATTTGTTGATGTGTGACTTTCTGCAAGTCATATCTAGCCCACTGCAACCTCAGAGTCATCTGCTTTCAATACTGTTTTGTgacttttgaaatgaaaacatgagtTGGCTGTGCTCAAAATGATAACTTATTGGTCTCCTTGTGAATTATACTAAATCTAGAATAGGAAAGCTCAAAATTGGCTCAGGAAATCACCATCTACTGTGGACATATGTGCTACCCGCATTAGCCCTCCGTACGACCACCACACCCTCCTGCCTCCAGTGTGAACCCTTATTAACCGCTGACCACTGCTGCTGTAGGATGACTGGACAGTTGCTTCTCATTATTGTGAAATCAGTTCTGCAGAAACACAGCTTGAGCGGCTGCAAGAAAGCCATCCAAAGGAGTGACTTTGACTTCTCTTATCTAACAGTGAGAACATCTGCACCGAGAGTGACAGTGAGGGATATTATCTATCTCGCTTGAACAGAAAAGCAGAAGATCTTAGTTCCTTTTTTTCAGTGGTTGTCAATAGAGTTAACAGATAGACttatgctgatttttttttctttcaacgCAACAAATGTCAAATggatttttaatcattttataacaGTATTATTCCtactaaaaaaacacacagtcaagAATCAACACTTCTGATTACATCCCTGTCGTCCTCAAAAGAAAACGCTAGCTTTAAAATCAGTGGTGgcatgtaactaagtacatttaggCTTGATACCGCTCTCTTGTCTGTATGCCAAATATGAagctagcagccagttagcttagcttagcataaagactggaaacagggggaaacagctcaCCCAGGCCTTTCTAAAGGCCTTTCtaaacaaaatctgcctaccagcacctgtAAACTCAAGTCAAAGTGTTTATTGTCATATGCACAGtaaagaaacagttttttttaatgccattttacaatgaaaacacaagtcaAGAGTTAGAAAAGTatataaaaaagtacaataacataaagataagataaaacaTATCCTGAATATGTACCATGTGCAAGGCAGTACATAAAACACATGGTTCAAGAGTGGAGCCAGCAAAGACGTCTGCCACAGCAGACGCCATCTTGgatctaaagctcactaattaagaTGTTAGAGTTTGTCCATTTAATTCATACAAAAACTGAGATGTAAAACAAGTTGTGGTTACTGGGGTCTGCTCGTGTACTTCTTTCAAGGAACagcttgacattttgggaaatatgctaaTTTACTTTCTTGATAGACTACCACTGTCATGTTTGTACGGTAAACATGATGCTGCTGGTAGCAGCCAGCTTTGTACTCAGCCAAAAAATTGCCCCACACATTACACCCTGTTAGACCACAACTTCTTGTTTTTACACTTGAGTTTTATGCAAATACTGCAAACAAGACATAATGTGTCCATGACTGAGCTAGAAGCTAGGGcgttagcttcatatttagcttGCACATATCTAaaacttcttccaccactgcttaaAGTCAGATAACATCAGCTATTTACTGCTTTATTAATGAAATAGCCCATAATTAGTATCGTGcttatataaaaataatgatttatgtAGCATGTTTCTGATCAAAGTTACAAGGTGTTTAACTgtgaaagtaaaacattaaaatatgctATTAAGAACATAACAAAAGACCAGAATAATAAGAGCAGaacagagaataaaaacaacaaaagctcGACTAAAGTTGAAAATATCAGTTGTGGGTCACTGGACAAAATAATATGAGAgatatgattatttttttcacagctcagaggaaaaaggcagaaaatcaAGTTGCTTTGATTTCCAGCCTGTTTTGTGTTGCTCTTGGTGTCAGGTGTTGGACATTTTCTGACAGTCTGTTCCTGATATCAGGACTCTTATCTGTTTAGTCCTGTGTCTGAATACATTCCTGTTCATGTCCATGAACACTGGGACCTATGGAGTAACACTGACCCCTCTGAATGAATCGC
It encodes the following:
- the gfi1aa gene encoding growth factor independent 1A transcription repressor a; this encodes MPRSFLVKSKRAHSYHQPRYLDDGYGRLDTILAHVCAETKSQAEFESTLEPQEDVNAGADRLSPGSRLLSPRSLSSSSPLSCGGSVCERSSDCDFWRPPSPSSSPDSEKCSTPAAEDAHHFNIPLFPYSWTAYSGSELRHLAQGPYHHQLQGHREPHSPVSIYGAEDSGAEPLYAQRGPVSGCYQDFSSATRQICRMRDGDELYLDVKQNPRGAEIKSERDFMCSNLESVGSYKCIKCCKVFSTPHGLEVHVRRSHSGTRPFECGICGKTFGHAVSLDQHRAVHSQERSFSCKICGKSFKRSSTLSTHLLIHSDTRPYPCQYCGKRFHQKSDMKKHTFIHTGEKPHKCQVCGKAFSQSSNLITHSRKHTGFKPFGCDLCGKGFQRKVDLRRHKETQHGHK